One Melanotaenia boesemani isolate fMelBoe1 chromosome 8, fMelBoe1.pri, whole genome shotgun sequence DNA segment encodes these proteins:
- the LOC121645151 gene encoding uncharacterized protein LOC121645151 isoform X2, with protein sequence MSFVQHVLGLPRGLLQMGHARTPHQGGVLERFHINMSTRWMKLFKKTSSCATRTQTWTRSNQSLLVLKRKRRNSSAVRRKSSFG encoded by the exons atgtcgttcgtccagcatgtcctgggtcttccccgcgGCCTCCTCCAGATGGGACATGCCCgaacacctcatcagggaggcGTCCTGGAG aggttccacatcaatatgtctacaaggtggatgaagctcttcaagaagaccagcagctgtgcaaccagaactcaaacctggaccaggagcaaccagagtctgctcgtattaaagaggaagaggaggaactcctcagcagtcaggaggaagagcagctttggCTGA